The DNA window GACCAATAGAGCTCGCCTTATTGTTGAAGTATTTTTTTCGGATTAAAAGAAGAACATTTACACTTGCTGATCAAAGGTCTTACTATATAGACCCCATTTCTGATTTAGGTCTAAGGCTTCAAAAACAGCAAATGTATGAACCTGAAATGAGTAAGGTTATTGCAGAAATACTAGAAGATGGAGATACCTTTATTGACCTAGGATCTAACGAAGGGTATTTTGCTATTTTGGGAGGTGAAAAGTGCGGCAGTTCTGGTAAAGTATACGCTATTGAACCTCAAGCAAGGTTATGGGGTATAATCACAAAAAATGTGTTATTAAATAATTTGACTAATGTACATTTATTGCCCTACGGGGTAGGTGCAGAAAAACAAGAACTGGTACTTCAACTATATCCATCAGTTAATTCCGGGGCTTCAAGTTTTTCTCCAAAATTTAATTTTAAAATATCTTTTGGGTGGCTGAGAAAAAAAATTTATGGAACTCAGAATTCAAAGATTGTGATATTGGATAGTTTATTACCTGTGATTTCTGATACCATCAAGTTAATTAAAATAGATATAGAAGGATTTGAATATGAAGCGTTAAAAGGAGCTTCAGAAATGCTGAAAAGGCAACTTCTCCAGTATATATTGATTGAAATACATCCAGATGCATTGAAAGGCATGAAGCAAAGTGAGAGTGATATTGACGAATTGCTAAGTTCCTGTGGGTATTCAAAAGACAAAATATCTGATAATCTAAATTTGTATACAATACAATAATGAAAACGTTTGTAGTTAGTTTAAAAAGAGCAAAAAATAGGTATGCCTATATACGACAGCATGTTGCGGGAAGAAAATTAGATTATAAAATTATTGATGCAGTTGATGGTTCTTTACTTACAGAAAAAGAGATCGAAGAGAACTGTAACATGGAACAAGTAGATAAATATAGGTGGTGGTTGAGTAATGGAGCTATTGGTTGTGCCTTATCTCATTTAAATGCTTATGAGGAGTTTTTGGCAACAGGAGATAAAGCTGCATTTATTATTGAAGATGATGTCTTATTGCCTGAAACAATAACTGATTTGTTGTTGGAGATAGAGAATGAAATAAAACCAAGTGAGATTATCCTGCTTTATTATGCTTCATTTGCTCCTGCTAAGTTTAGTACAATTGGTGAGAGAAAACTGTCTAATAGTG is part of the Microscilla marina ATCC 23134 genome and encodes:
- a CDS encoding FkbM family methyltransferase, with protein sequence MNIKFLEFIGRKLRPIELALLLKYFFRIKRRTFTLADQRSYYIDPISDLGLRLQKQQMYEPEMSKVIAEILEDGDTFIDLGSNEGYFAILGGEKCGSSGKVYAIEPQARLWGIITKNVLLNNLTNVHLLPYGVGAEKQELVLQLYPSVNSGASSFSPKFNFKISFGWLRKKIYGTQNSKIVILDSLLPVISDTIKLIKIDIEGFEYEALKGASEMLKRQLLQYILIEIHPDALKGMKQSESDIDELLSSCGYSKDKISDNLNLYTIQ
- a CDS encoding glycosyltransferase family 25 protein, whose product is MKTFVVSLKRAKNRYAYIRQHVAGRKLDYKIIDAVDGSLLTEKEIEENCNMEQVDKYRWWLSNGAIGCALSHLNAYEEFLATGDKAAFIIEDDVLLPETITDLLLEIENEIKPSEIILLYYASFAPAKFSTIGERKLSNSGLYYPIDPKQTITAAAYVIGRTAALNLKENIRPIEVTADSWEHYYAKGFFESLRVQYPSFISIKNFKSSIDYHEFGSIKHKISTFINDYKIPVLYQLLKHKRKKQLDKMLNHFSLTDEPSPIYQKMLNQ